A single region of the Vicia villosa cultivar HV-30 ecotype Madison, WI linkage group LG4, Vvil1.0, whole genome shotgun sequence genome encodes:
- the LOC131597903 gene encoding pheromone-processing carboxypeptidase KEX1-like codes for MAGNEESDTEAFEAVFGKERPGRVCCYGRNITKTSLKRKSEINALKKAHNEEVSTLRNDFEDKIGRLQNAFKTLMQHCNPQINMESIEDLLGLSHGDANSDPKESGPQMHSSTSAHAPCILKRQSITEDDDEDNGASDEIHEDDLNDEDEISDEFQEDDISDDDIGDDLQDDDLSDEEEDDVDDNELDKFK; via the exons ATGGCTGGAAATGAGGAAAGTGATACAGAGGCTTTTGAAGCCGTTTTTGGAAAGGAGCGTCCTGGAAGGGTATGTTGTTATGGGAGAAACATAACTAAAACTTCCTTAAAGCGAAAGTCGGAGATCAATGCTTTGAAAAAAGCACACAATGAAGAGGTCTCTACATTGAGGAACGATTTTGAAGATAAGATTGGTAGATTACAAAATGCTTTTAAGACATTAATGCAACATTGCAATCCTCAAATTAATATGGAGTCAATAGAAGATTTGTTAGGATTATCCCATGGAGATGCTAATAGTGATCCAAAAGAGAGTGGCCCACAAATGCATTCATCTACATCGGCTCATGCTCCATGTATTCTAAAG CGGCAAAGTATcactgaagatgatgatgaggacAACGGCGCAAGTGATGAAATTCATGAGGACGACTTAAATGATGAGGATGAAATAAGTGATGAATTTCAAGAAGACGACATAAGTGATGACGACATAGGTGATGACCTTCAAGATGACGATTTAAGTGATGAAGAAGAGGATGATGTAGATGACAACGAGTTGGACAAATTTAAATGA
- the LOC131595245 gene encoding disease resistance response protein Pi49-like has protein sequence MGVFNFDDETTSIVAPAILHKALVTDADTLTPKVIDAIKSIEIVEGNGGAGTIKKVTFVEDGETKHVLHKIELADAANLAYNYSIVGGAGLPDTIEKISFEAKLSAGPNGGSIAKLSVKYFTKGDAAPSEEQLKKDKAKGDGLFKALEGYILANPDYK, from the exons atgggtgtttttaattttgatgatgaaACCACTTCTATTGTAGCACCTGCTATACTTCACAAAGCTCTTGTTACAGATGCTGACACTCTTACTCCAAAGGTTATTGATGCCATCAAAAGTATTGAAATTGTTGAAGGAAATGGCGGTGCCGGAACCATCAAAAAAGTCACTTTCGTTGAAG ATGGTGAAACCAAGCATGTGTTGCACAAAATTGAGTTAGCGGATGCTGCTAACTTGGCTTACAACTACAGCATTGTTGGAGGTGCTGGGCTTCCAGACACAATTGAAAAGATCTCTTTCGAGGCTAAATTGTCTGCAGGACCAAATGGAGGATCCATTGCAAAGCTGAGTGTGAAATACTTCACAAAAGGTGATGCTGCTCCTAGTGAAGAGCAACTCAAGAAGGACAAAGCTAAGGGTGATGGTCTTTTCAAGGCCCTTGAGGGTTACATTTTGGCTAATCCTGATTACAAGTAA